In Brevibacillus brevis NBRC 100599, a single genomic region encodes these proteins:
- a CDS encoding sugar ABC transporter substrate-binding protein yields the protein MKKKLGLITSLVLAASVLVTACGSGATTGTGSTNGGASGEKAKRIALIMRQNVGTFSAQYINGVKKEVEKNGGELTVFNADTDLAKMASNLDAAVNQRFDGILIDHGTAEALQQGTQKAVDKKIPVVLFDTDINIPGVPVVAQDDNKLAELSLEKLAADTNGKGNIVKVWVAGFAPMEKRQVTYEAFQKKYPDLKEIAAFGSATNNTALDTQTQMEAILKKYPNKGDITAVWAAWDEFAKGATRAIQQAGRTEIKVYSIDLSDEDLQMIQAENSPWAATAAVDPSNIGRIHAQTVFQKIKGEQVPDNVKLNPVLVKQEDLPKDKKVTMGDLSQYVQEWGK from the coding sequence ATGAAAAAGAAACTCGGTCTGATCACATCACTTGTTTTGGCAGCTTCTGTTCTCGTGACGGCATGCGGCAGCGGGGCAACAACGGGAACAGGCAGTACAAACGGCGGTGCTTCGGGAGAGAAGGCAAAGAGAATCGCACTGATCATGCGCCAAAACGTAGGGACGTTCTCCGCTCAATATATCAATGGCGTGAAGAAAGAGGTGGAGAAAAACGGGGGCGAGTTGACCGTATTCAACGCAGATACTGATCTGGCAAAAATGGCGTCCAACCTCGATGCGGCTGTGAACCAAAGGTTTGATGGCATTCTGATCGATCATGGTACGGCAGAAGCGTTGCAGCAGGGCACGCAAAAGGCCGTGGATAAAAAAATTCCGGTTGTCCTGTTTGATACAGACATCAACATTCCGGGTGTGCCAGTTGTGGCGCAGGATGACAACAAGTTGGCAGAGCTGAGCTTGGAAAAGCTGGCGGCAGATACAAACGGCAAAGGCAACATCGTAAAAGTTTGGGTAGCTGGCTTTGCGCCAATGGAAAAACGCCAAGTGACGTACGAAGCTTTCCAGAAGAAATACCCGGACTTGAAAGAAATTGCGGCATTCGGTTCTGCTACCAACAATACGGCTCTCGATACACAAACGCAGATGGAAGCGATCTTGAAAAAGTATCCGAATAAAGGCGACATCACAGCAGTATGGGCGGCTTGGGATGAATTTGCCAAAGGGGCGACACGTGCCATCCAACAAGCAGGACGTACGGAAATCAAAGTATACTCCATCGATTTAAGCGATGAGGATTTGCAAATGATCCAGGCGGAAAACTCTCCGTGGGCAGCGACGGCAGCGGTAGACCCATCCAATATCGGACGCATCCATGCCCAAACCGTGTTCCAAAAGATCAAAGGCGAGCAAGTGCCAGACAACGTGAAGCTAAACCCAGTGCTGGTGAAACAAGAAGACCTGCCGAAGGATAAAAAAGTAACGATGGGCGACCTGTCCCAATACGTACAAGAGTGGGGCAAGTAA
- a CDS encoding ATP-binding protein, whose product MSLLKEVILQWFFAIIPFVFFNIYYRDKMRNYSRSFIAITSSACMFLAMTFAPSVTNGMFFDIRHVIIFFGLVYGGVEIALLLLIEALVYRHYLGGEGTWVALLILTVNFVLSLFLYRHYKASYRKTLYLFMTSAIFSTVALGTTYYFFPTYVTQHLVYYTIAIPIQNFFGLWLLMSLFSKCVSDKELFIRHAQNEKIQTMSHVAASLAHEVRNPLTAVKGFLKLIQECPENLVKVDQYIRISLDEVQRTEAILTEYLAISKPLKERHEIINLSEHLHAIREVMLPFANMHNVELTLQDFERPVTIKANPDEFKQVLVNFIKNAIEACSDISDGKVSLDLLIERNKALLVIKDNGVGMDAGQISRLGTIYFSTKTTGTGLGLTYSYHVIHAIGGTVNVSSKPRVGTKFTIMLPYKAQ is encoded by the coding sequence ATGAGTCTATTAAAAGAAGTTATTCTTCAATGGTTTTTCGCCATTATCCCGTTTGTGTTTTTCAACATTTATTACCGTGACAAAATGAGGAACTACAGCCGTTCCTTTATTGCCATCACCAGCTCAGCCTGCATGTTTCTCGCGATGACCTTCGCCCCGAGTGTCACGAATGGCATGTTTTTTGATATCCGACATGTCATCATATTTTTCGGACTAGTTTATGGCGGAGTCGAGATTGCCCTGCTCCTTCTGATTGAAGCCTTGGTTTATCGGCACTACCTTGGTGGCGAAGGAACATGGGTTGCCTTGCTGATCCTTACAGTCAATTTTGTCTTGTCACTCTTTTTGTATCGACACTACAAAGCCAGTTATCGGAAAACACTGTATCTTTTTATGACGAGTGCGATTTTTTCTACGGTTGCTTTAGGGACTACTTATTACTTTTTTCCCACGTATGTAACTCAACACCTCGTTTACTACACCATAGCGATCCCTATTCAAAACTTTTTCGGCCTCTGGTTATTAATGTCGCTTTTCAGCAAATGCGTTTCGGATAAGGAGCTGTTTATCCGCCACGCGCAAAACGAAAAAATCCAGACGATGAGCCATGTTGCTGCATCGCTTGCACACGAGGTTCGCAATCCGCTGACAGCAGTCAAAGGCTTTTTGAAATTAATACAGGAATGTCCGGAAAATTTGGTAAAAGTCGATCAATACATTCGCATAAGTCTTGATGAAGTACAACGCACAGAAGCCATTTTGACCGAGTACCTTGCCATTTCCAAGCCGCTCAAGGAACGACATGAGATCATTAATCTTAGCGAGCATTTGCATGCCATCCGCGAGGTGATGCTCCCCTTTGCCAATATGCATAACGTGGAGCTTACGCTGCAAGATTTTGAGAGACCTGTGACGATCAAGGCCAATCCAGACGAGTTCAAGCAAGTGTTGGTGAATTTCATCAAAAATGCTATCGAGGCGTGCTCGGATATTTCGGACGGAAAAGTCTCCCTGGACTTGCTCATCGAGCGAAACAAAGCCCTGTTGGTCATCAAGGATAACGGCGTCGGCATGGATGCAGGACAGATTAGCCGTCTCGGAACGATTTACTTTTCTACGAAAACAACTGGGACCGGCCTTGGATTGACGTATTCCTATCATGTCATTCATGCGATTGGCGGAACCGTCAATGTATCAAGTAAACCACGAGTAGGAACCAAGTTCACCATTATGCTCCCGTATAAGGCACAGTGA
- a CDS encoding DUF421 domain-containing protein, with protein sequence MEGFGETMIVIGRVCTIIPLLLIITLFMGKRSIGELPVFDFIIIITLGSVAGADIAEPDVRHISIAVAIVTLGILQRVVSHLSIVFRWFGRMVTFEPTVIFHNGAFHFKNLKKIRYSLDNVLHMLREKDIFDLAEIDLAIIEANGRLTVLKKVEQQVVTKQDLGINTSSAGMSLPVIVEGKIYPDVLSYRKRDEQWLLHELKKKGIASEQVFLATINRQNELQFSLKNKKEPQVPPLHH encoded by the coding sequence GTGGAAGGATTCGGAGAAACCATGATCGTCATCGGGCGCGTATGTACGATTATTCCTTTATTACTGATCATCACCTTATTCATGGGCAAGCGCTCGATTGGGGAGCTACCTGTTTTTGACTTTATCATCATTATTACTTTGGGCTCAGTGGCAGGAGCTGACATTGCAGAGCCAGATGTCCGGCATATTTCAATTGCAGTAGCGATTGTGACATTGGGGATCTTGCAACGGGTCGTATCGCACTTGTCCATTGTCTTTCGCTGGTTTGGCAGAATGGTTACATTTGAACCGACCGTCATTTTCCACAACGGGGCTTTTCACTTCAAAAACTTGAAAAAAATCCGCTACTCGCTCGATAATGTCCTCCATATGCTTCGCGAAAAAGATATTTTTGACCTGGCAGAGATTGATTTGGCTATTATCGAGGCAAACGGTCGGTTGACTGTGCTCAAAAAAGTAGAACAGCAGGTCGTAACGAAACAAGATTTGGGCATCAATACTTCTTCAGCGGGAATGTCGCTGCCGGTCATTGTGGAAGGCAAGATATATCCAGATGTGCTGTCATACCGGAAACGCGATGAGCAATGGCTTTTGCACGAATTAAAGAAAAAGGGGATCGCGTCCGAACAAGTCTTTCTCGCGACGATCAATCGCCAAAATGAATTGCAGTTTTCCTTGAAAAACAAAAAAGAACCACAAGTACCCCCGTTGCATCATTAG